The following coding sequences are from one Coffea arabica cultivar ET-39 chromosome 11e, Coffea Arabica ET-39 HiFi, whole genome shotgun sequence window:
- the LOC113719178 gene encoding alpha-amylase 3, chloroplastic-like isoform X2, which yields MSTVATELLLHYSLRRRTLVPDIHAYSRRAPPFYLNYTKRPLSGGPSLSSFELKAPEALTLRASASTDTAAVVESDVVFSETFSLKRPVKVEGKITIRLVNGKDEENWQLLVGCSLPGKWVLHWGVKYIGDVGRCSEWDQPPPEMRPPGSIAIKDYAIESPLEKSSTLEGESFYEVKIDFNTNNSIAAINFVLKDEDSGSWYQHRGRDFKVPLTEYRHDDGNVVGAKKGFGIWPGAFGQLSNMLLKSEGAENKTDFTTCESKDPPHQNSRLEGFYEEHPIVRETLVDNSVTVSVTQCPETAKNLLYIETDLPGDVIVHWGVCKDKDRKWELPEQPYPSETKVFKNKALRTLLQRKEGGTCSSGSFTLDVGLTAFVFALKLNENTWLNNMGKDFYIPLSSSRVLNKEHSQSHSANKTKESSTVYTDGIINEIRNLVSDIASEKSRKTKIKEAQESILQEIEKLAAEAYSIFRSAIPTFTEEGVSEAEVLTPSVKIASGTGSGFEVVCQGFNWESHKSGRWYMELHQKAAELSSLGFTVVWLPPPTESVSPEGYMPKDLYNLNSRYGSIDELKSLVKRFHEVGINVLGDAVLNHRCAHYKNQNGIWNIFGGRLNWDDCAVVADDPHFQGRGNKSSGDNFHAAPNIDHSQEFVRKDLKEWLCWLRQEIGYDGWRLDFVRGFWGGYVKDYIDASEPYFAVGEYWDSLNYTYGDMDHNQDAHRQRIIDWINATNGCAGAFDVTTKGILHSALGRYEYWRLSDEKGKPPGVVGWWPSRAVTFIENHDTGSTQGHWRFPGGKEMQGYAYILTHPGTPTVFYDHIFSDYQSELSKLISVRTRNKIHCRSIVKVMKAERDVYAAIIDEKVAMKIGPGYYEPQTGPQKWSLATEGKDYKVWEAS from the exons ATGTCCACCGTTGCTACAGAGCTTTTGCTCCACTATTCTCTCAGACGACGTACTCTGGTTCCAGATATTCATGCATATTCGAGAAGGGCCCCTCCTTTTTACTTAAATTACACTAAGAGGCCACTTTCCGGTGGCCCGAGCTTGAGCTCCTTTGAACTGAAAGCTCCCGAGGCTCTTACTCTCCGAGCTAGCGCCTCCACAGACACCGCTGCCGTCGTCGAATCTGACGTCGTTTTCAGCGAAACTTTCTCCCTTAAACGCCCAGTAAAG GTTGAAGGAAAGATAACAATCAGATTGGTTAATGGGAAAGATGAGGAAAACTGGCAGCTCCTTGTGGGATGTAGTCTACCAGGGAAGTGGGTTCTTCACTGGGGAGTTAAGTACATAGGCGATGTGGGCAG ATGCAGTGAATGGGATCAACCTCCCCCGGAGATGAGACCTCCAGGTTCTATTGCCATTAAG GACTATGCAATTGAATCTCCTCTAGAAAAATCCTCCACATTGGAAGGAGAGAGTTTTTATGAAGTGAAGATTGATTTCAATACAAATAATTCAATCGCAGCAATAAATTTTGTATTGAAG gATGAGGACAGTGGATCTTGGTATCAGCATCGAGGAAGAGACTTCAAGGTTCCTCTGACTGAGTATCGTCATGATGATGGCAATGTTGTAGGAGCAAAAAAAGGCTTTGGTATATGGCCAG GAGCTTTTGGACAGCTGTCCAACATGCTTCTTAAGTCAGAAGGAGCTGAAAATAAAACGGATTTTACCACTTGTGAGTCAAAAGATCCACCTCATCAAAATAGTCGACTTGAAGGGTTTTATGAAGAGCATCCTATTGTAAGAGAAACTCTTGTTGATAACTCGGTAACTGTTTCTGTGACACAATGCCCAGAGACAGCCAAGAATCTTTTGTATATCGAAACGGACTTACCAGGAGATGTCATTGTTCACTGGGGAGTCTGCAAAGACAAGGATCGGAAGTGGGAACTTCCAGAGCAGCCCTATCCATCTGAAACAAAAGTATTCAAGAATAAGGCTTTGAGAACTTTGTTGCAA CGAAAAGAGGGTGGAACTTGTTCTTCGGGATCATTTACTTTGGATGTAGGGCTCACTGCTTTTGTCTTCGCTCTGAAGCTAAATGAGAATACATGGTTGAATAATATGGGGAAGGACTTCTATATTCCCCTCTCAAGTTCTAGGGTCCTCAATAAAGAACATAGCCAGTCTCATTCTGCCAATAAAACAAAGGAATCATCTACTGTATATACGGATGGAATCATTAATGAGATAAGGAATTTGGTCAGTGACATTGCCTCAGAAAAAAGTcggaaaactaaaattaaagaaGCCCAAGAAAGCATTCTTCAGGAGATCGAGAAGCTTGCTGCAGAAGCCTATAGTATCTTTAGGAGCGCCATACCGACATTTACAGAAGAGGGAGTCTCAGAAGCAGAGGTATTAACACCGTCTGTCAAAATAGCTTCTGGGACTGGTTCTGGTTTTGAAGTTGTATGTCAAGGATTTAACTGGGAGTCACATAAATCTGGAAGATGGTATATGGAGCTTCATCAAAAAGCTGCAGAGTTATCATCACTTGGTTTTACTGTTGTCTGGTTACCTCCGCCCACAGAGTCTGTTTCACCTGAAGGCTACATGCCAAAGGATTTGTACAATCTGAACTCCAG ATATGGAAGTATTGATGAATTAAAGTCTCTCGTGAAGAGATTCCATGAAGTTGGCATCAATGTCCTCGGAGATGCTGTGTTAAACCATAGATGTGCCCATTACAAAAATCAGAATGGtatttggaatatttttggTGGCCGTTTGAATTGGGATGATTGTGCAGTGGTTGCTGATGATCCACATTTTCAG GGAAGAGGCAATAAAAGTAGTGGGGATAATTTCCATGCTGCACCTAATATCGATCATTCACAAGAATTCGTGAGAAAGGACCTCAAAGAATGGTTATGTTGGCTAAG GCAAGAGATTGGATATGATGGGTGGAGGCTTGATTTTGTTCGAGGTTTTTGGGGTGGTTATGTCAAGGATTACATTGATGCTAGTGAGCCTTACTTTGCTGTGGGCGAGTACTGGGATTCTCTTAATTATACATACGGGGACATGGATCACAATCAAGATGCACATAGGCAGCGAATTATTGACTGGATTAATGCTACTAATGGATGTGCTGGTGCATTTGATGTTACCACAAAAGGGATTCTTCATTCT GCACTTGGAAGGTATGAATATTGGCGATTATCTGACGAGAAAGGGAAACCTCCTGGAGTTGTTGGTTGGTGGCCATCTCGTGCGGTTACTTTTATAGAGAACCATGATACTGGTTCTACTCAG GGTCATTGGAGATTTCCAGGTGGAAAGGAGATGCAAGGATATGCTTACATCCTCACTCACCCAGGAACACCGACTGTATTTTATGATCACATTTTTTCTGACTACCAGTCCGAACTATCAAAACTAATCTCCGTGAGAACCCGGAACAAGATCCACTGCAGAAGCATA GTTAAAGTAATGAAGGCAGAAAGGGATGTTTATGCGGCAATTATTGATGAGAAGGTGGCCATGAAAATTGGACCGGGTTACTATGAGCCTCAAACTGGTCCTCAAAAATGGTCCTTAGCTACTGAGGGCAAGGATTACAAAGTGTGGGAAGCATCGTGA
- the LOC113719178 gene encoding alpha-amylase 3, chloroplastic-like isoform X1: protein MSTVATELLLHYSLRRRTLVPDIHAYSRRAPPFYLNYTKRPLSGGPSLSSFELKAPEALTLRASASTDTAAVVESDVVFSETFSLKRPVKVEGKITIRLVNGKDEENWQLLVGCSLPGKWVLHWGVKYIGDVGRCSEWDQPPPEMRPPGSIAIKVDYAIESPLEKSSTLEGESFYEVKIDFNTNNSIAAINFVLKDEDSGSWYQHRGRDFKVPLTEYRHDDGNVVGAKKGFGIWPGAFGQLSNMLLKSEGAENKTDFTTCESKDPPHQNSRLEGFYEEHPIVRETLVDNSVTVSVTQCPETAKNLLYIETDLPGDVIVHWGVCKDKDRKWELPEQPYPSETKVFKNKALRTLLQRKEGGTCSSGSFTLDVGLTAFVFALKLNENTWLNNMGKDFYIPLSSSRVLNKEHSQSHSANKTKESSTVYTDGIINEIRNLVSDIASEKSRKTKIKEAQESILQEIEKLAAEAYSIFRSAIPTFTEEGVSEAEVLTPSVKIASGTGSGFEVVCQGFNWESHKSGRWYMELHQKAAELSSLGFTVVWLPPPTESVSPEGYMPKDLYNLNSRYGSIDELKSLVKRFHEVGINVLGDAVLNHRCAHYKNQNGIWNIFGGRLNWDDCAVVADDPHFQGRGNKSSGDNFHAAPNIDHSQEFVRKDLKEWLCWLRQEIGYDGWRLDFVRGFWGGYVKDYIDASEPYFAVGEYWDSLNYTYGDMDHNQDAHRQRIIDWINATNGCAGAFDVTTKGILHSALGRYEYWRLSDEKGKPPGVVGWWPSRAVTFIENHDTGSTQGHWRFPGGKEMQGYAYILTHPGTPTVFYDHIFSDYQSELSKLISVRTRNKIHCRSIVKVMKAERDVYAAIIDEKVAMKIGPGYYEPQTGPQKWSLATEGKDYKVWEAS from the exons ATGTCCACCGTTGCTACAGAGCTTTTGCTCCACTATTCTCTCAGACGACGTACTCTGGTTCCAGATATTCATGCATATTCGAGAAGGGCCCCTCCTTTTTACTTAAATTACACTAAGAGGCCACTTTCCGGTGGCCCGAGCTTGAGCTCCTTTGAACTGAAAGCTCCCGAGGCTCTTACTCTCCGAGCTAGCGCCTCCACAGACACCGCTGCCGTCGTCGAATCTGACGTCGTTTTCAGCGAAACTTTCTCCCTTAAACGCCCAGTAAAG GTTGAAGGAAAGATAACAATCAGATTGGTTAATGGGAAAGATGAGGAAAACTGGCAGCTCCTTGTGGGATGTAGTCTACCAGGGAAGTGGGTTCTTCACTGGGGAGTTAAGTACATAGGCGATGTGGGCAG ATGCAGTGAATGGGATCAACCTCCCCCGGAGATGAGACCTCCAGGTTCTATTGCCATTAAGGTG GACTATGCAATTGAATCTCCTCTAGAAAAATCCTCCACATTGGAAGGAGAGAGTTTTTATGAAGTGAAGATTGATTTCAATACAAATAATTCAATCGCAGCAATAAATTTTGTATTGAAG gATGAGGACAGTGGATCTTGGTATCAGCATCGAGGAAGAGACTTCAAGGTTCCTCTGACTGAGTATCGTCATGATGATGGCAATGTTGTAGGAGCAAAAAAAGGCTTTGGTATATGGCCAG GAGCTTTTGGACAGCTGTCCAACATGCTTCTTAAGTCAGAAGGAGCTGAAAATAAAACGGATTTTACCACTTGTGAGTCAAAAGATCCACCTCATCAAAATAGTCGACTTGAAGGGTTTTATGAAGAGCATCCTATTGTAAGAGAAACTCTTGTTGATAACTCGGTAACTGTTTCTGTGACACAATGCCCAGAGACAGCCAAGAATCTTTTGTATATCGAAACGGACTTACCAGGAGATGTCATTGTTCACTGGGGAGTCTGCAAAGACAAGGATCGGAAGTGGGAACTTCCAGAGCAGCCCTATCCATCTGAAACAAAAGTATTCAAGAATAAGGCTTTGAGAACTTTGTTGCAA CGAAAAGAGGGTGGAACTTGTTCTTCGGGATCATTTACTTTGGATGTAGGGCTCACTGCTTTTGTCTTCGCTCTGAAGCTAAATGAGAATACATGGTTGAATAATATGGGGAAGGACTTCTATATTCCCCTCTCAAGTTCTAGGGTCCTCAATAAAGAACATAGCCAGTCTCATTCTGCCAATAAAACAAAGGAATCATCTACTGTATATACGGATGGAATCATTAATGAGATAAGGAATTTGGTCAGTGACATTGCCTCAGAAAAAAGTcggaaaactaaaattaaagaaGCCCAAGAAAGCATTCTTCAGGAGATCGAGAAGCTTGCTGCAGAAGCCTATAGTATCTTTAGGAGCGCCATACCGACATTTACAGAAGAGGGAGTCTCAGAAGCAGAGGTATTAACACCGTCTGTCAAAATAGCTTCTGGGACTGGTTCTGGTTTTGAAGTTGTATGTCAAGGATTTAACTGGGAGTCACATAAATCTGGAAGATGGTATATGGAGCTTCATCAAAAAGCTGCAGAGTTATCATCACTTGGTTTTACTGTTGTCTGGTTACCTCCGCCCACAGAGTCTGTTTCACCTGAAGGCTACATGCCAAAGGATTTGTACAATCTGAACTCCAG ATATGGAAGTATTGATGAATTAAAGTCTCTCGTGAAGAGATTCCATGAAGTTGGCATCAATGTCCTCGGAGATGCTGTGTTAAACCATAGATGTGCCCATTACAAAAATCAGAATGGtatttggaatatttttggTGGCCGTTTGAATTGGGATGATTGTGCAGTGGTTGCTGATGATCCACATTTTCAG GGAAGAGGCAATAAAAGTAGTGGGGATAATTTCCATGCTGCACCTAATATCGATCATTCACAAGAATTCGTGAGAAAGGACCTCAAAGAATGGTTATGTTGGCTAAG GCAAGAGATTGGATATGATGGGTGGAGGCTTGATTTTGTTCGAGGTTTTTGGGGTGGTTATGTCAAGGATTACATTGATGCTAGTGAGCCTTACTTTGCTGTGGGCGAGTACTGGGATTCTCTTAATTATACATACGGGGACATGGATCACAATCAAGATGCACATAGGCAGCGAATTATTGACTGGATTAATGCTACTAATGGATGTGCTGGTGCATTTGATGTTACCACAAAAGGGATTCTTCATTCT GCACTTGGAAGGTATGAATATTGGCGATTATCTGACGAGAAAGGGAAACCTCCTGGAGTTGTTGGTTGGTGGCCATCTCGTGCGGTTACTTTTATAGAGAACCATGATACTGGTTCTACTCAG GGTCATTGGAGATTTCCAGGTGGAAAGGAGATGCAAGGATATGCTTACATCCTCACTCACCCAGGAACACCGACTGTATTTTATGATCACATTTTTTCTGACTACCAGTCCGAACTATCAAAACTAATCTCCGTGAGAACCCGGAACAAGATCCACTGCAGAAGCATA GTTAAAGTAATGAAGGCAGAAAGGGATGTTTATGCGGCAATTATTGATGAGAAGGTGGCCATGAAAATTGGACCGGGTTACTATGAGCCTCAAACTGGTCCTCAAAAATGGTCCTTAGCTACTGAGGGCAAGGATTACAAAGTGTGGGAAGCATCGTGA
- the LOC113719178 gene encoding alpha-amylase 3, chloroplastic-like isoform X3: MSTVATELLLHYSLRRRTLVPDIHAYSRRAPPFYLNYTKRPLSGGPSLSSFELKAPEALTLRASASTDTAAVVESDVVFSETFSLKRPVKVEGKITIRLVNGKDEENWQLLVGCSLPGKWVLHWGVKYIGDVGSEWDQPPPEMRPPGSIAIKVDYAIESPLEKSSTLEGESFYEVKIDFNTNNSIAAINFVLKDEDSGSWYQHRGRDFKVPLTEYRHDDGNVVGAKKGFGIWPGAFGQLSNMLLKSEGAENKTDFTTCESKDPPHQNSRLEGFYEEHPIVRETLVDNSVTVSVTQCPETAKNLLYIETDLPGDVIVHWGVCKDKDRKWELPEQPYPSETKVFKNKALRTLLQRKEGGTCSSGSFTLDVGLTAFVFALKLNENTWLNNMGKDFYIPLSSSRVLNKEHSQSHSANKTKESSTVYTDGIINEIRNLVSDIASEKSRKTKIKEAQESILQEIEKLAAEAYSIFRSAIPTFTEEGVSEAEVLTPSVKIASGTGSGFEVVCQGFNWESHKSGRWYMELHQKAAELSSLGFTVVWLPPPTESVSPEGYMPKDLYNLNSRYGSIDELKSLVKRFHEVGINVLGDAVLNHRCAHYKNQNGIWNIFGGRLNWDDCAVVADDPHFQGRGNKSSGDNFHAAPNIDHSQEFVRKDLKEWLCWLRQEIGYDGWRLDFVRGFWGGYVKDYIDASEPYFAVGEYWDSLNYTYGDMDHNQDAHRQRIIDWINATNGCAGAFDVTTKGILHSALGRYEYWRLSDEKGKPPGVVGWWPSRAVTFIENHDTGSTQGHWRFPGGKEMQGYAYILTHPGTPTVFYDHIFSDYQSELSKLISVRTRNKIHCRSIVKVMKAERDVYAAIIDEKVAMKIGPGYYEPQTGPQKWSLATEGKDYKVWEAS; this comes from the exons ATGTCCACCGTTGCTACAGAGCTTTTGCTCCACTATTCTCTCAGACGACGTACTCTGGTTCCAGATATTCATGCATATTCGAGAAGGGCCCCTCCTTTTTACTTAAATTACACTAAGAGGCCACTTTCCGGTGGCCCGAGCTTGAGCTCCTTTGAACTGAAAGCTCCCGAGGCTCTTACTCTCCGAGCTAGCGCCTCCACAGACACCGCTGCCGTCGTCGAATCTGACGTCGTTTTCAGCGAAACTTTCTCCCTTAAACGCCCAGTAAAG GTTGAAGGAAAGATAACAATCAGATTGGTTAATGGGAAAGATGAGGAAAACTGGCAGCTCCTTGTGGGATGTAGTCTACCAGGGAAGTGGGTTCTTCACTGGGGAGTTAAGTACATAGGCGATGTGGGCAG TGAATGGGATCAACCTCCCCCGGAGATGAGACCTCCAGGTTCTATTGCCATTAAGGTG GACTATGCAATTGAATCTCCTCTAGAAAAATCCTCCACATTGGAAGGAGAGAGTTTTTATGAAGTGAAGATTGATTTCAATACAAATAATTCAATCGCAGCAATAAATTTTGTATTGAAG gATGAGGACAGTGGATCTTGGTATCAGCATCGAGGAAGAGACTTCAAGGTTCCTCTGACTGAGTATCGTCATGATGATGGCAATGTTGTAGGAGCAAAAAAAGGCTTTGGTATATGGCCAG GAGCTTTTGGACAGCTGTCCAACATGCTTCTTAAGTCAGAAGGAGCTGAAAATAAAACGGATTTTACCACTTGTGAGTCAAAAGATCCACCTCATCAAAATAGTCGACTTGAAGGGTTTTATGAAGAGCATCCTATTGTAAGAGAAACTCTTGTTGATAACTCGGTAACTGTTTCTGTGACACAATGCCCAGAGACAGCCAAGAATCTTTTGTATATCGAAACGGACTTACCAGGAGATGTCATTGTTCACTGGGGAGTCTGCAAAGACAAGGATCGGAAGTGGGAACTTCCAGAGCAGCCCTATCCATCTGAAACAAAAGTATTCAAGAATAAGGCTTTGAGAACTTTGTTGCAA CGAAAAGAGGGTGGAACTTGTTCTTCGGGATCATTTACTTTGGATGTAGGGCTCACTGCTTTTGTCTTCGCTCTGAAGCTAAATGAGAATACATGGTTGAATAATATGGGGAAGGACTTCTATATTCCCCTCTCAAGTTCTAGGGTCCTCAATAAAGAACATAGCCAGTCTCATTCTGCCAATAAAACAAAGGAATCATCTACTGTATATACGGATGGAATCATTAATGAGATAAGGAATTTGGTCAGTGACATTGCCTCAGAAAAAAGTcggaaaactaaaattaaagaaGCCCAAGAAAGCATTCTTCAGGAGATCGAGAAGCTTGCTGCAGAAGCCTATAGTATCTTTAGGAGCGCCATACCGACATTTACAGAAGAGGGAGTCTCAGAAGCAGAGGTATTAACACCGTCTGTCAAAATAGCTTCTGGGACTGGTTCTGGTTTTGAAGTTGTATGTCAAGGATTTAACTGGGAGTCACATAAATCTGGAAGATGGTATATGGAGCTTCATCAAAAAGCTGCAGAGTTATCATCACTTGGTTTTACTGTTGTCTGGTTACCTCCGCCCACAGAGTCTGTTTCACCTGAAGGCTACATGCCAAAGGATTTGTACAATCTGAACTCCAG ATATGGAAGTATTGATGAATTAAAGTCTCTCGTGAAGAGATTCCATGAAGTTGGCATCAATGTCCTCGGAGATGCTGTGTTAAACCATAGATGTGCCCATTACAAAAATCAGAATGGtatttggaatatttttggTGGCCGTTTGAATTGGGATGATTGTGCAGTGGTTGCTGATGATCCACATTTTCAG GGAAGAGGCAATAAAAGTAGTGGGGATAATTTCCATGCTGCACCTAATATCGATCATTCACAAGAATTCGTGAGAAAGGACCTCAAAGAATGGTTATGTTGGCTAAG GCAAGAGATTGGATATGATGGGTGGAGGCTTGATTTTGTTCGAGGTTTTTGGGGTGGTTATGTCAAGGATTACATTGATGCTAGTGAGCCTTACTTTGCTGTGGGCGAGTACTGGGATTCTCTTAATTATACATACGGGGACATGGATCACAATCAAGATGCACATAGGCAGCGAATTATTGACTGGATTAATGCTACTAATGGATGTGCTGGTGCATTTGATGTTACCACAAAAGGGATTCTTCATTCT GCACTTGGAAGGTATGAATATTGGCGATTATCTGACGAGAAAGGGAAACCTCCTGGAGTTGTTGGTTGGTGGCCATCTCGTGCGGTTACTTTTATAGAGAACCATGATACTGGTTCTACTCAG GGTCATTGGAGATTTCCAGGTGGAAAGGAGATGCAAGGATATGCTTACATCCTCACTCACCCAGGAACACCGACTGTATTTTATGATCACATTTTTTCTGACTACCAGTCCGAACTATCAAAACTAATCTCCGTGAGAACCCGGAACAAGATCCACTGCAGAAGCATA GTTAAAGTAATGAAGGCAGAAAGGGATGTTTATGCGGCAATTATTGATGAGAAGGTGGCCATGAAAATTGGACCGGGTTACTATGAGCCTCAAACTGGTCCTCAAAAATGGTCCTTAGCTACTGAGGGCAAGGATTACAAAGTGTGGGAAGCATCGTGA
- the LOC113719178 gene encoding alpha-amylase 3, chloroplastic-like isoform X4: protein MSTVATELLLHYSLRRRTLVPDIHAYSRRAPPFYLNYTKRPLSGGPSLSSFELKAPEALTLRASASTDTAAVVESDVVFSETFSLKRPVKVEGKITIRLVNGKDEENWQLLVGCSLPGKWVLHWGVKYIGDVGSEWDQPPPEMRPPGSIAIKDYAIESPLEKSSTLEGESFYEVKIDFNTNNSIAAINFVLKDEDSGSWYQHRGRDFKVPLTEYRHDDGNVVGAKKGFGIWPGAFGQLSNMLLKSEGAENKTDFTTCESKDPPHQNSRLEGFYEEHPIVRETLVDNSVTVSVTQCPETAKNLLYIETDLPGDVIVHWGVCKDKDRKWELPEQPYPSETKVFKNKALRTLLQRKEGGTCSSGSFTLDVGLTAFVFALKLNENTWLNNMGKDFYIPLSSSRVLNKEHSQSHSANKTKESSTVYTDGIINEIRNLVSDIASEKSRKTKIKEAQESILQEIEKLAAEAYSIFRSAIPTFTEEGVSEAEVLTPSVKIASGTGSGFEVVCQGFNWESHKSGRWYMELHQKAAELSSLGFTVVWLPPPTESVSPEGYMPKDLYNLNSRYGSIDELKSLVKRFHEVGINVLGDAVLNHRCAHYKNQNGIWNIFGGRLNWDDCAVVADDPHFQGRGNKSSGDNFHAAPNIDHSQEFVRKDLKEWLCWLRQEIGYDGWRLDFVRGFWGGYVKDYIDASEPYFAVGEYWDSLNYTYGDMDHNQDAHRQRIIDWINATNGCAGAFDVTTKGILHSALGRYEYWRLSDEKGKPPGVVGWWPSRAVTFIENHDTGSTQGHWRFPGGKEMQGYAYILTHPGTPTVFYDHIFSDYQSELSKLISVRTRNKIHCRSIVKVMKAERDVYAAIIDEKVAMKIGPGYYEPQTGPQKWSLATEGKDYKVWEAS from the exons ATGTCCACCGTTGCTACAGAGCTTTTGCTCCACTATTCTCTCAGACGACGTACTCTGGTTCCAGATATTCATGCATATTCGAGAAGGGCCCCTCCTTTTTACTTAAATTACACTAAGAGGCCACTTTCCGGTGGCCCGAGCTTGAGCTCCTTTGAACTGAAAGCTCCCGAGGCTCTTACTCTCCGAGCTAGCGCCTCCACAGACACCGCTGCCGTCGTCGAATCTGACGTCGTTTTCAGCGAAACTTTCTCCCTTAAACGCCCAGTAAAG GTTGAAGGAAAGATAACAATCAGATTGGTTAATGGGAAAGATGAGGAAAACTGGCAGCTCCTTGTGGGATGTAGTCTACCAGGGAAGTGGGTTCTTCACTGGGGAGTTAAGTACATAGGCGATGTGGGCAG TGAATGGGATCAACCTCCCCCGGAGATGAGACCTCCAGGTTCTATTGCCATTAAG GACTATGCAATTGAATCTCCTCTAGAAAAATCCTCCACATTGGAAGGAGAGAGTTTTTATGAAGTGAAGATTGATTTCAATACAAATAATTCAATCGCAGCAATAAATTTTGTATTGAAG gATGAGGACAGTGGATCTTGGTATCAGCATCGAGGAAGAGACTTCAAGGTTCCTCTGACTGAGTATCGTCATGATGATGGCAATGTTGTAGGAGCAAAAAAAGGCTTTGGTATATGGCCAG GAGCTTTTGGACAGCTGTCCAACATGCTTCTTAAGTCAGAAGGAGCTGAAAATAAAACGGATTTTACCACTTGTGAGTCAAAAGATCCACCTCATCAAAATAGTCGACTTGAAGGGTTTTATGAAGAGCATCCTATTGTAAGAGAAACTCTTGTTGATAACTCGGTAACTGTTTCTGTGACACAATGCCCAGAGACAGCCAAGAATCTTTTGTATATCGAAACGGACTTACCAGGAGATGTCATTGTTCACTGGGGAGTCTGCAAAGACAAGGATCGGAAGTGGGAACTTCCAGAGCAGCCCTATCCATCTGAAACAAAAGTATTCAAGAATAAGGCTTTGAGAACTTTGTTGCAA CGAAAAGAGGGTGGAACTTGTTCTTCGGGATCATTTACTTTGGATGTAGGGCTCACTGCTTTTGTCTTCGCTCTGAAGCTAAATGAGAATACATGGTTGAATAATATGGGGAAGGACTTCTATATTCCCCTCTCAAGTTCTAGGGTCCTCAATAAAGAACATAGCCAGTCTCATTCTGCCAATAAAACAAAGGAATCATCTACTGTATATACGGATGGAATCATTAATGAGATAAGGAATTTGGTCAGTGACATTGCCTCAGAAAAAAGTcggaaaactaaaattaaagaaGCCCAAGAAAGCATTCTTCAGGAGATCGAGAAGCTTGCTGCAGAAGCCTATAGTATCTTTAGGAGCGCCATACCGACATTTACAGAAGAGGGAGTCTCAGAAGCAGAGGTATTAACACCGTCTGTCAAAATAGCTTCTGGGACTGGTTCTGGTTTTGAAGTTGTATGTCAAGGATTTAACTGGGAGTCACATAAATCTGGAAGATGGTATATGGAGCTTCATCAAAAAGCTGCAGAGTTATCATCACTTGGTTTTACTGTTGTCTGGTTACCTCCGCCCACAGAGTCTGTTTCACCTGAAGGCTACATGCCAAAGGATTTGTACAATCTGAACTCCAG ATATGGAAGTATTGATGAATTAAAGTCTCTCGTGAAGAGATTCCATGAAGTTGGCATCAATGTCCTCGGAGATGCTGTGTTAAACCATAGATGTGCCCATTACAAAAATCAGAATGGtatttggaatatttttggTGGCCGTTTGAATTGGGATGATTGTGCAGTGGTTGCTGATGATCCACATTTTCAG GGAAGAGGCAATAAAAGTAGTGGGGATAATTTCCATGCTGCACCTAATATCGATCATTCACAAGAATTCGTGAGAAAGGACCTCAAAGAATGGTTATGTTGGCTAAG GCAAGAGATTGGATATGATGGGTGGAGGCTTGATTTTGTTCGAGGTTTTTGGGGTGGTTATGTCAAGGATTACATTGATGCTAGTGAGCCTTACTTTGCTGTGGGCGAGTACTGGGATTCTCTTAATTATACATACGGGGACATGGATCACAATCAAGATGCACATAGGCAGCGAATTATTGACTGGATTAATGCTACTAATGGATGTGCTGGTGCATTTGATGTTACCACAAAAGGGATTCTTCATTCT GCACTTGGAAGGTATGAATATTGGCGATTATCTGACGAGAAAGGGAAACCTCCTGGAGTTGTTGGTTGGTGGCCATCTCGTGCGGTTACTTTTATAGAGAACCATGATACTGGTTCTACTCAG GGTCATTGGAGATTTCCAGGTGGAAAGGAGATGCAAGGATATGCTTACATCCTCACTCACCCAGGAACACCGACTGTATTTTATGATCACATTTTTTCTGACTACCAGTCCGAACTATCAAAACTAATCTCCGTGAGAACCCGGAACAAGATCCACTGCAGAAGCATA GTTAAAGTAATGAAGGCAGAAAGGGATGTTTATGCGGCAATTATTGATGAGAAGGTGGCCATGAAAATTGGACCGGGTTACTATGAGCCTCAAACTGGTCCTCAAAAATGGTCCTTAGCTACTGAGGGCAAGGATTACAAAGTGTGGGAAGCATCGTGA